Within the Leisingera thetidis genome, the region CGCAATAGCCGTCGTTCGGCGGTCCGCCCTCGGGGGTCCAGCCAAACACGAAGTCATGCACGTCGGCCTTGGCCAGGTCCGGCCGGGACACCGGGTTGGCCGGCAGCCGCTTCAGCTCCCGCAGATCCCGCCCCAGGTTTGCGCCAGCCGAACGCAGCTGCGCCATGGTGCGGGCGGACTGGCCCGGCAGTTCTGCCAGCAGGCTGGCGGTCTGGCCTTCGCCCGCGGGCATCCGCACCGCAAAATCCACCCGCTGGCCGGGGCCGACCAGCAGCGGCGCACCCGCAGAGGGCAGGGGCAGATCCATTTCCACCGGATGCCCGTCCCACGCGATGATCCGCGCCTGATCGGTGCTGAGATGCAGCTTGTAGATCCGCGTGGTGTCCGAGTTCACCACCCGCAGCCGCACCAGCCCGCCCGCGGGGTGGTCATAGACCGGCGCCTGCAGCCAGTTCGCAGTCAGCACATTGCCGAACGTCCCGGCCCGGGCGGCGCCACGGGCGGTGTAATGCGGCAGGAAGGCGCCCTGGTCATCCAGCCGGAAGTCGCGCAGGTTGACCACCTGGTCGCTGTCAAAGCCAGGGTCTTCCGCTTCCTTGATCACCATCACCCCGGTCAGCCCATGCGCCATCTGCGCCATCGTCATGCAGTGCGGGTGATACCAGTAGGTGCCCGCGTCCGGCGGGGTGAACGCGTAGTCAAACGACCCGCCGCCGGCGATCGGCATCTGGGTGAGGTAGGGCACCCCGTCCATCGCGTTTGCGACCCGCAGCCCATGCCAGTGCATCGCAGTGTAATCCGGAGTGCCGTTGCGCACCCGCAGCCGCATCGGTTTGCCCTGCTCGCCATAGAGCACCGAAGGCGGCGCATCAGGCAACAGGCTCACCAGCCCCTCGGTGGGTTTCTCCCGGAACGCAAAGCGGGCAGGCTGGATGGTCAGCTGCTGCGCAGCCGCGGCGCTGGCCGCACCCCAGCCGGCAGCGCCAAGCGCGCCTGCGGATGCAGCAGTCCCAAGCAGGAAATCACGTCGGTTCATTGGCAAGGCCTCCGGATGCGCGGTTGAGGAAAGGCCTGGCTGCGGGTCTGGCTCGGCGCTGCGGTTGTTCCATGGCACCTGCCACAGGTCTTTGACATAGAGCAAGGCTGTGTGAAGGTGGCAGCAAGGCCGAAGAAAACACCTCTGGCCCCTGTGGGTAATTTCCTGTAGGGGATTTGCTCTGCAAACAGGACCAGTACTGATGACCACACGCGCCGGATTCGTTGCCCTGATCGGAGAGCCCAACGCGGGCAAATCGACCCTTCTGAACCGCATGGTGGGGGCGAAGGTCTCGATCGTGACCCACAAGGTGCAGACCACCCGCGCCCGCATCCGCGGCGTGGCGATGGAGGGCGACGCGCAGCTGGTGTTTGTCGACACCCCCGGCCTGTTCAAGCCGCGCCGCCGCCTGGACCGCGCGATGGTGGCCGCCGCCTGGGGCGGCGCTGCGGATGCCGATGTGGTGGTGCTGATGGTCGAGGCGCACCGCGGCATCACCGAGGGCGTCGAGACCATCCTGGAAGGGCTTGCCGAAGTCGGCACCGGCCGCACCGTGGCGCTGGCAATCAACAAGATCGACCGGGTGCCCGCCGAAAAGCTGCTGGGCCTCGCCCAGGACCTGAACAGCCGCTACGGTTTTGCCGAAACCTTCATGATCTCTGCCGAACGCGGCCATGGCGTTGACGACCTGCGCCAGTGGCTGGCGGGCAAGCTGCCGGAAAGCCCCTGGCTCTACCCCGAAGACCAGATCGCCGACCTGCCGATGCGGATGATCGCGGCAGAGATGACCCGCGAAAAGCTGACCCTGCGGCTGCACCAGGAACTGCCCTACCAGCTGACGGTCGAAACCGAGAAATGGGAAGAGCGCAAGGACGGCTCCGCCCGCGTCGACCAGATGATCTATGTGATCCGCGATGGCCACAAGGGCATCGTGCTGGGCAAGCGCGGCGAAACCATCAAGGCGGTCTCTCAGGCGGCCCGCGCCGAACTGGAAGAGTTCCTGGGCCGCAAGGTGCACCTGTTCCTGCAGGTCAAGGTGCGCCCGAACTGGCTGGAAGAGGCTGAGCGCTACTCCGAAATGGGCCTTGATTTCAAAGACGGCAACTGAAGCCGGCCATGCCTTTCACCTTTGTGCAAATACTCCCGCCGGAGGCTCCCGCACTGCCGGCCGGCACTCCCGCCGGCGAAGGTGCGGCATGACCCGCCTCACCGCTGAATTCTGGGTGCAGGCCTATCTGGCCCGCTTGCGGCTGCTGGGCATTCCCGCCTTCGTGACTTCGCATGGCGACGACACGGCAGGCGCGGTGCTGGTCAAGCTCAACACGCTGGACGGCCGGGCCTGCGCTTTGCACCGCACCTATGACCTGATGAGCGGCGCCCGGAAATGGGATGCGCTGGCTGACGGGGCGGAAACCGAAGTCGATGCCTCTATCCGCCGCCAGCGGGAGTTCGACCCCGATCTCTGGGTGATCGAGGTCGAGGACCGGGCAGGCCGCCATCTGCTGGACGAGCCAGGGCTGGAATGATCCCGCGGCTTGCAGGCCGCTCCGCAATGCGGTCTGCTGGGATTACCCCGGATGACAGGGAGACCCGCCGGTGGAATGGCGTGATCACGGCATATTGCTCTCGATGCGCCGCCACGGCGAAAGCGCGGCGGTTATTGATGTGTTCACGGAACAGCACGGCCGCCACGCAGGCGTTGTGCGCGGCGGGGCGGGCCGCAGGATGGCCCCCATCCTGCAGCCGGGCGCGCAGCTGGACCTGAACTGGCGGGCACGGCTGGAAGATCACCTCGGCAGCTACCATGCGGAACCTCTGCGCAGCCGGACTGCGGCAGCGCTGTCGGGACGGCTGTCCTTGGCCGGCCTCAACGCGGTTACGGCGCTGCTGTCCTTTAGCCTGCCGGAACGCGAACCGCACCCCGGCCTCTACACCCGCAGCGAACGCCTGCTGGACTTGCTGGACAATGAGGACCTCTGGCCGCTTGCCTATCTGCACTGGGAACTGGCGCTGCTGGAGGAAATGGGGTTCGGGCTGGATCTCTCCGTCTGCGCAGTGACCGGCAGGCAGGAAGAGCTTGCCTTTGTGTCGCCCAAGACAGGGCGGGCTGTTTCACGTGAAGGCGCCGGGACCTGGAGGGACCGGCTGCTGCCGCTGCCGCCGGTGCTGCGGGGGGAAGGAGATGCCGGGGACGCGGAGATCGTGCAGGCGCTGCGCACCACCGGCTACTTCCTGGAAGCGCATCTGGCGCCCTCGCTGGGCAACCGGCCCGTACCGGAGGCGCGCGGGCGGCTGGCGGAGCTGCTCAGCCGCCGCCTGTGAACAGCATCTCCCGCCCCGGATCATTGCCGGGAATCAGCACATTGCCGGACACCCCGGCCGGCGCATTTCCTGCAGGCCCCGCAGAATTGCGGCCTCTGCCTTCCGCTCCGTAGGCTGAGGAGGACTCGCCGCCTGTGCCGGCAGAGGGCTCTTGCGCACTGGGGGAGAGGGCGCGGACAATTGCAACGGGCCGCCCCGGAGCAGCTGGCACGGACGCGGGCGCAGGCCGGCTCCCGCCCGTCGCCGCGGCATTGAAAATGCCTTGCTCCCGTTGGGCCGGGCGCCGCGCTGTGCGCGGCGTGCGCCGTTCCGGACGCCCAGCGTGCGGCCCGCTGCCGATACTGCAGTCCGTGACGGCGCCGGAAGGGGCGGGCGGGCGGCTAGTTTGCCTGGATGATCCCGGCTATCTTGCGGCCGATTTCGCTGCTGGCCTTGACCGACGGGTGGATCATGTCGAGTGCGTGGTAGGAACGGTCGCCGAAGGGCACCATGTCCTTGAGCGACAGAAAGTGAATGCCTTCGTCCAGTGCCGCCAGCTTTTCGATGCGGGCTTCCAGCTCGTTGCCTTCGTCGCGGCAATGCTCGATCAGCGAGCCGACACCGGGGCTGCGCAGATAGCCGACGTAGATCACCTTGGCGCCGGTTGCGCGCAGCTCCGACAGCATGCCGGGAATTGCCCCATTGCGGCCATCGGCAGAGACCAGCTTGTCCATCTTGCGGTTGCAGGCAAAGCAGCCGCAGCCGAGCCACAGGTCGTTGCCGCCGCCGTTCACGATCACCCAATCCCATTTGCCGGGGGTGTACTGCTTGCGGATGTTCATCCCTGCGGCACCGGAAATCGGCAGCTTGTAGATGATCCGCGCGGCGGAAACCGACCGGTCCACCACCGGTTCCTGCAGTTCCCGCGCCACCGTGTCGGAAATGGATTTGCCGGCCAGACTGTGCCAGGCCAGCAGAGAATCCCCCATTGCCAGAATGCGGGGCGATTGCTCGGACGGGACCGCAGAAGCGCAGGCCGAGAGCAGCATCAGGAGCGGAAACAGGAAGAGGCGCAAAATGGACATGCCCCCTTATTAACCACGAATCGTTAAGGATCGAACAACACGGATTGGAAACAGACTTATTCCTGGCGGACATTGCAGCCAGGCCGCAGGCAAAGCGCGCCGCCCCCGCAAAACGGAAAGCCCAGCGCGGGCGCCGGGCCTGACCGGGTGTTCTTCCGGCATCCGCTGCGGCT harbors:
- the era gene encoding GTPase Era, which produces MTTRAGFVALIGEPNAGKSTLLNRMVGAKVSIVTHKVQTTRARIRGVAMEGDAQLVFVDTPGLFKPRRRLDRAMVAAAWGGAADADVVVLMVEAHRGITEGVETILEGLAEVGTGRTVALAINKIDRVPAEKLLGLAQDLNSRYGFAETFMISAERGHGVDDLRQWLAGKLPESPWLYPEDQIADLPMRMIAAEMTREKLTLRLHQELPYQLTVETEKWEERKDGSARVDQMIYVIRDGHKGIVLGKRGETIKAVSQAARAELEEFLGRKVHLFLQVKVRPNWLEEAERYSEMGLDFKDGN
- a CDS encoding DUF1491 family protein; translation: MTRLTAEFWVQAYLARLRLLGIPAFVTSHGDDTAGAVLVKLNTLDGRACALHRTYDLMSGARKWDALADGAETEVDASIRRQREFDPDLWVIEVEDRAGRHLLDEPGLE
- the recO gene encoding DNA repair protein RecO, whose protein sequence is MEWRDHGILLSMRRHGESAAVIDVFTEQHGRHAGVVRGGAGRRMAPILQPGAQLDLNWRARLEDHLGSYHAEPLRSRTAAALSGRLSLAGLNAVTALLSFSLPEREPHPGLYTRSERLLDLLDNEDLWPLAYLHWELALLEEMGFGLDLSVCAVTGRQEELAFVSPKTGRAVSREGAGTWRDRLLPLPPVLRGEGDAGDAEIVQALRTTGYFLEAHLAPSLGNRPVPEARGRLAELLSRRL
- a CDS encoding SGNH/GDSL hydrolase family protein; protein product: MRLFLFPLLMLLSACASAVPSEQSPRILAMGDSLLAWHSLAGKSISDTVARELQEPVVDRSVSAARIIYKLPISGAAGMNIRKQYTPGKWDWVIVNGGGNDLWLGCGCFACNRKMDKLVSADGRNGAIPGMLSELRATGAKVIYVGYLRSPGVGSLIEHCRDEGNELEARIEKLAALDEGIHFLSLKDMVPFGDRSYHALDMIHPSVKASSEIGRKIAGIIQAN
- a CDS encoding multicopper oxidase family protein; protein product: MNRRDFLLGTAASAGALGAAGWGAASAAAAQQLTIQPARFAFREKPTEGLVSLLPDAPPSVLYGEQGKPMRLRVRNGTPDYTAMHWHGLRVANAMDGVPYLTQMPIAGGGSFDYAFTPPDAGTYWYHPHCMTMAQMAHGLTGVMVIKEAEDPGFDSDQVVNLRDFRLDDQGAFLPHYTARGAARAGTFGNVLTANWLQAPVYDHPAGGLVRLRVVNSDTTRIYKLHLSTDQARIIAWDGHPVEMDLPLPSAGAPLLVGPGQRVDFAVRMPAGEGQTASLLAELPGQSARTMAQLRSAGANLGRDLRELKRLPANPVSRPDLAKADVHDFVFGWTPEGGPPNDGYCGSMGYSFWSINRTPWAGDAAKGTGPLAVLERGRTYVLRLRNESPNLHPIHLHGLAFVPIRSNLRRLPPLVTDTMLLLKDEVAEIALVADNPGDWAFHCHVIEHQKTGLAGYIRVV